A genomic stretch from Mycobacterium cookii includes:
- a CDS encoding FAD-binding oxidoreductase, with the protein MTALCAQRTFFRGADGYEAARRGTVWNGILPQRFPDAIVQACDADDVVATIRYARAHGHRVGIRSGGHSWTASHLRDGGVLLDVSRLDHCDVDVDRMTARVGPGKVASDFANELDAQGLFFPSGHCEGIRLGGYLLQGGYGWNSKVLGPACESVLGLEVVTADGETLYCDPQQHADLYWAARGSGPGFFGVVTSFTLRLHRRPPVLGTCLYMYPVEVADEVFGWGRSISGEIDDRVELQILTSRNAPEAGPDVPTIAIASPVFADSEEDAAKALSILGSCPVIDRATVNVPYLPTTLANWYAAVMMKYPAGHRYSVDNMFTSASADELLPGIRTIIETLPPHPSHFVFAGWKPSADRSDMVYGVEDDVYLGLYTAWLDPADDARYGDWARSNMAAMSHLATGISLADENLAHRAGRFIAEPNLARLQQVRAAYDPDGMFHSWQAHD; encoded by the coding sequence ATGACCGCACTCTGCGCACAGCGGACGTTCTTCCGGGGCGCTGACGGCTACGAGGCGGCGCGCCGCGGCACAGTCTGGAACGGCATTCTTCCGCAGCGCTTTCCGGATGCGATCGTGCAGGCTTGCGACGCCGACGACGTGGTCGCGACCATCAGGTATGCCCGCGCGCATGGTCATCGGGTCGGGATCCGGTCCGGTGGACACAGCTGGACGGCCAGCCATCTGCGCGACGGCGGCGTGCTGCTCGACGTGAGTCGTCTCGATCATTGCGATGTCGACGTCGACCGGATGACCGCACGTGTCGGACCGGGCAAGGTCGCCAGCGACTTTGCCAACGAGCTTGACGCACAGGGTCTTTTCTTTCCGTCAGGCCACTGCGAAGGTATCCGGCTCGGCGGCTACCTCCTGCAGGGTGGCTACGGCTGGAACAGCAAGGTTCTCGGGCCGGCGTGCGAGAGCGTGCTCGGACTGGAGGTCGTCACCGCCGATGGTGAGACGCTCTACTGCGATCCGCAGCAGCACGCCGACCTGTACTGGGCGGCGCGCGGCAGCGGACCCGGATTCTTCGGCGTGGTCACCTCGTTCACGTTGCGGCTGCATCGGCGCCCGCCCGTGTTGGGCACCTGCCTGTACATGTATCCGGTCGAAGTCGCCGACGAGGTGTTCGGCTGGGGCCGCTCGATCAGCGGCGAGATCGACGACCGGGTCGAACTGCAGATTCTCACCTCACGCAACGCACCGGAAGCCGGGCCGGACGTCCCGACCATCGCCATCGCGTCGCCGGTGTTCGCCGACTCCGAGGAGGACGCCGCGAAGGCGCTGTCGATCCTGGGCAGTTGCCCGGTGATCGACCGGGCAACTGTCAACGTGCCGTATCTGCCGACGACCCTGGCCAACTGGTATGCGGCGGTGATGATGAAATATCCTGCTGGCCATCGGTATAGCGTCGACAACATGTTCACGTCGGCCTCGGCCGACGAACTGCTGCCGGGAATCCGCACGATCATCGAGACGTTGCCCCCGCACCCGTCGCACTTCGTTTTCGCCGGCTGGAAGCCGTCCGCCGACCGGTCCGACATGGTCTACGGCGTCGAGGATGACGTCTATCTGGGCCTCTACACCGCGTGGCTCGATCCGGCCGACGATGCGCGCTACGGCGACTGGGCGCGGTCCAATATGGCTGCGATGTCGCACCTCGCGACCGGCATCTCGCTGGCCGACGAGAACCTGGCGCACCGTGCGGGCAGGTTCATCGCCGAGCCGAATCTGGCACGGTTGCAGCAGGTTCGGGCTGCCTACGATCCCGACGGCATGTTTCACAGCTGGCAGGCACACGACTGA
- a CDS encoding class I SAM-dependent methyltransferase — protein MPRSDTDSWDLASSVGATATMVAAARALATEDDDPIINDPFAGPLVRAVGIDFFTRVVDGEIDPAAASVDGDKELQTETDSLAVRTRFFDEFFVDAAEAGIGQAVILAAGLDARAYRLPWPAGTVVYEVDQPQVVAFKTGTMARLGAEPTAERRTVSVDLRDDWPAALRDSGFDATKPSAWSAEGLLMYLPPEAQDRLFDHITALSAPGSRLATEYHPDNGSTMAERGQAMSDRWANLGCDVDLSGLFYEGDRNNVADYLGDRGWRVHARNRRELFGEYGRAFPGDDALAAFRNIVSLIATRT, from the coding sequence ATGCCGCGCAGCGATACCGACAGTTGGGACTTGGCCTCCAGTGTGGGCGCCACGGCGACCATGGTCGCGGCGGCCCGGGCACTGGCCACCGAAGACGACGACCCCATCATCAACGACCCGTTCGCCGGTCCACTGGTCCGAGCGGTGGGCATCGACTTCTTCACCCGGGTGGTCGACGGCGAGATCGACCCCGCGGCGGCGAGCGTGGACGGTGACAAGGAACTGCAGACGGAGACCGACTCGCTGGCGGTGCGCACCAGATTCTTCGACGAGTTCTTCGTCGACGCCGCCGAGGCCGGGATCGGCCAGGCCGTCATCCTGGCCGCCGGTCTGGACGCCAGGGCATACCGCCTACCCTGGCCCGCCGGCACCGTCGTCTACGAAGTCGACCAACCCCAGGTCGTCGCTTTCAAGACCGGGACAATGGCCCGGCTGGGCGCCGAGCCGACCGCTGAGCGCCGCACGGTCAGCGTCGACCTGCGAGACGATTGGCCGGCCGCCTTGCGCGACAGCGGCTTCGACGCCACTAAGCCGTCGGCGTGGAGCGCCGAAGGGCTGTTGATGTACCTGCCGCCCGAAGCGCAGGACCGGCTGTTCGACCACATCACCGCGCTCAGCGCGCCGGGCAGCCGGCTGGCCACCGAATATCACCCGGACAACGGTTCGACGATGGCCGAACGCGGTCAGGCGATGAGCGACCGCTGGGCCAATCTCGGCTGCGATGTCGACCTGTCCGGGTTGTTCTACGAGGGCGACCGCAACAACGTCGCGGACTATCTCGGCGATCGAGGCTGGCGGGTGCACGCCCGCAATCGACGCGAGCTGTTCGGCGAATACGGCCGGGCATTCCCTGGCGACGACGCCCTGGCCGCATTCCGCAACATCGTCTCCCTGATCGCCACCCGCACATAG
- a CDS encoding adenylate kinase yields the protein MRVVLLGPPGAGKGTQAVKLAEKLEIPHLSTGDLFRENIGNGTKLGLEAKRYLDAGDLVPSELTNELVDDRLSHPDTNVGFILDGYPRSVQQAKALHDMLERRGTQLDAVLEFRVAEDVLLERLKARGRADDTDEVILNRMNVYRDETAPLIEYYSHELKTVDAVGDVDEVFARALRALGK from the coding sequence GTGAGAGTTGTGTTGCTTGGGCCTCCTGGAGCAGGTAAGGGCACGCAGGCCGTCAAGCTGGCCGAAAAGCTCGAAATCCCGCACCTGTCGACTGGCGACCTGTTTCGGGAGAACATCGGCAACGGCACCAAGCTGGGTCTGGAAGCCAAGCGCTACCTGGATGCCGGTGACCTGGTGCCCTCCGAGCTGACCAACGAGCTCGTCGACGACCGGCTGAGCCACCCGGACACGAACGTCGGATTCATCCTGGACGGCTACCCACGCTCGGTGCAGCAGGCCAAAGCCCTGCACGACATGCTCGAACGCCGCGGCACCCAACTGGATGCGGTGCTGGAGTTCCGGGTCGCCGAGGACGTCTTGCTGGAGCGGCTCAAGGCTCGCGGGCGTGCCGACGACACCGACGAGGTGATCCTCAACCGGATGAACGTCTACCGCGACGAAACCGCGCCGTTGATCGAGTACTACAGCCACGAGTTGAAGACCGTCGATGCCGTCGGCGACGTCGACGAGGTGTTCGCTCGCGCGCTGCGGGCGCTGGGGAAGTAA
- a CDS encoding sigma-70 family RNA polymerase sigma factor yields MDIPGTGADANALERLCDQHAAALWRYAWRLTGDAAHAEDVVQETLLKAWQHPHVFSNGQSPRAWLFTVARNMVIDDRRSARYRHEFIPSDGSGLPEPAGGDESSGVLNRALIGAAMAQLSAEHRAVVGRSYYQGWTTAQIAADLGIAEGTVKSRLHYALRALRQALVEMGVTQ; encoded by the coding sequence ATGGACATACCGGGCACCGGCGCGGATGCCAATGCTCTGGAGCGGCTGTGCGATCAACACGCCGCTGCTTTGTGGCGCTATGCGTGGCGATTGACCGGTGATGCCGCCCATGCCGAGGACGTGGTGCAAGAGACTTTGCTGAAGGCATGGCAGCACCCACACGTCTTCAGCAATGGGCAGTCACCGCGCGCCTGGCTTTTCACCGTTGCGCGAAACATGGTCATCGACGACCGGCGCAGCGCGCGGTATCGCCACGAGTTCATCCCGTCGGATGGCTCAGGTCTGCCCGAACCGGCAGGCGGCGACGAATCGAGTGGGGTGCTGAACCGGGCATTGATCGGCGCTGCGATGGCGCAGTTGTCCGCTGAGCACCGGGCGGTGGTCGGCCGCTCCTACTACCAGGGCTGGACCACGGCGCAGATCGCCGCCGACCTCGGGATCGCCGAGGGCACGGTCAAATCGCGGCTGCATTACGCGCTTCGCGCACTGCGGCAGGCATTAGTGGAGATGGGGGTGACGCAATGA
- a CDS encoding flavin-containing monooxygenase — MSSDRRSSPDVVVVGAGPSGLAVARQLGHRHGISTLVVDKAAAPAVSWRTRYDNFRLNTNGFLSHLPGQRIPLTAGRWPTKEDMVRYFDSYVRRQNIAVALGCEVSAIERTPRGWRLTTSCGEFWPAAVVLATGRYRTPIVPPWPGLSRFTGQVVHSGDFRNGWPFQGRNVLVVGAGNSAADIAVQLADNGAGKVCLAVRTPPHLVRRAIGPVPSDLFLEMFARVPARVVDPIVGRLNRILLGDLSSYGFNKPPLGLKATVELRGRIPTLADELVDAVRAGRIEVVGAVTAVQADRVMLADGTTVTPEVIIAATGFSTDLDGLVGHLGVLDENGDPRGGFASHLRDGMFAIGYGIPPNGPLRAIRLAATPLARTVADYLSTRRDCDDRTLRTADVLPGR; from the coding sequence GTGTCCAGCGATCGCCGGAGCAGTCCTGACGTCGTCGTGGTGGGCGCCGGGCCGTCTGGTCTGGCGGTCGCGCGCCAGCTCGGGCACCGCCACGGGATTTCGACGTTGGTCGTGGACAAGGCCGCCGCACCCGCGGTGTCGTGGCGGACTCGCTATGACAACTTTCGCCTCAACACCAACGGCTTTCTGTCGCATCTTCCCGGACAACGGATTCCGCTGACCGCCGGCCGCTGGCCGACCAAAGAGGACATGGTCCGCTACTTCGACAGTTATGTGCGCCGGCAGAACATCGCGGTCGCATTGGGCTGTGAGGTCAGCGCCATCGAACGCACGCCCAGGGGCTGGCGGCTGACGACCTCGTGCGGCGAATTCTGGCCGGCTGCTGTCGTATTGGCGACGGGCCGGTACCGCACGCCGATCGTCCCGCCGTGGCCCGGCCTGAGCCGATTCACCGGTCAGGTCGTGCATTCCGGCGACTTCCGCAACGGGTGGCCCTTTCAGGGCCGCAACGTGCTGGTGGTCGGCGCCGGCAATTCGGCCGCGGACATCGCGGTGCAGCTGGCTGACAACGGAGCCGGTAAGGTCTGTCTGGCGGTGCGTACGCCACCGCATCTGGTACGCCGTGCCATCGGCCCGGTCCCGTCGGACCTATTTCTCGAGATGTTCGCGCGAGTGCCCGCACGGGTGGTGGACCCCATTGTCGGGCGACTCAATCGCATTCTGCTGGGCGATCTTTCGTCGTACGGCTTCAACAAGCCACCGCTGGGCCTGAAGGCGACGGTGGAACTGCGGGGCCGCATCCCCACCCTCGCCGACGAGCTGGTCGACGCCGTGCGGGCGGGCCGGATCGAAGTGGTCGGCGCGGTGACGGCGGTGCAGGCCGATCGGGTGATGCTTGCTGACGGCACCACGGTCACACCTGAGGTCATCATCGCCGCCACCGGCTTCAGCACCGATCTGGACGGCCTGGTCGGCCATCTCGGTGTCCTGGACGAAAACGGCGATCCGCGCGGCGGCTTCGCCTCGCACCTGCGCGACGGGATGTTCGCGATCGGATACGGCATTCCGCCCAACGGCCCGCTGCGCGCGATCAGGCTGGCGGCGACTCCGCTGGCGCGCACGGTCGCGGACTACCTGAGCACGAGAAGGGATTGTGATGACCGCACTCTGCGCACAGCGGACGTTCTTCCGGGGCGCTGA
- a CDS encoding anti-sigma factor family protein, producing MRVVPGSGPPGDGYAPVGESHDFATWDAAYVLGSLSPTERREFEAHLSGCPSCSQSVSELSGIPALLSQLDAGTVAAIDEGNPPAEPSATAPNLLPSLLSAVRQRRLRSRVVAWSVGSAAAAVIAVGVFVGAVHQSPTSVPPQASVSALQMSQVGTTALASTVKLSSQHWGTVIDLNCVCLAPVNAHHDKLAMVVVSRDGAHTQLATWVASPGHTANPAGSISTPVDQIAAVQIVSADNGQVLLERSL from the coding sequence ATGAGGGTGGTTCCAGGGTCGGGCCCGCCCGGCGACGGCTACGCGCCCGTCGGCGAGAGCCACGACTTCGCGACATGGGACGCCGCGTACGTGCTCGGCTCGCTGTCCCCGACCGAGCGCCGCGAGTTCGAAGCGCACCTGAGCGGCTGCCCGTCGTGCAGCCAGTCGGTGTCCGAACTCAGCGGCATCCCGGCTCTGCTGTCACAACTCGATGCCGGCACGGTCGCCGCGATCGACGAGGGCAATCCGCCCGCTGAGCCGTCGGCTACAGCGCCGAACCTGCTGCCTTCGTTACTGTCGGCGGTGCGGCAGCGCAGGCTCCGCTCGCGGGTCGTCGCATGGTCGGTTGGATCCGCTGCCGCCGCGGTGATCGCGGTCGGCGTGTTCGTCGGCGCCGTCCATCAGTCGCCGACGTCCGTACCTCCGCAAGCCAGCGTGTCCGCGCTGCAGATGTCTCAGGTCGGGACCACCGCGCTGGCGTCGACGGTCAAGCTCAGCAGTCAGCACTGGGGCACCGTCATCGACCTGAACTGTGTCTGCCTGGCCCCGGTGAATGCTCACCACGACAAGCTGGCGATGGTCGTCGTGAGTCGCGACGGCGCACACACCCAGTTGGCGACGTGGGTCGCCAGCCCCGGCCACACCGCCAACCCGGCCGGCAGTATCTCGACGCCGGTCGATCAGATCGCGGCGGTGCAGATCGTCTCCGCCGACAACGGACAGGTGCTGCTAGAGCGCTCGCTGTAA
- a CDS encoding sigma-70 family RNA polymerase sigma factor, which translates to MKALYDEHAGPLWRYALRLTRDASRAEDVVQETLLRAWQHPEVIGDTERSARAWLFTVARNMIIDERRSPRFRNVVGSLDESGAPEQSVPDEVDSALDRLLIADAMAQMSPEHRAVVERSYYRGWSVAQIAGDLDIAEGTVKSRLHYAVRSLRLTLQEMGVTR; encoded by the coding sequence ATGAAAGCGCTGTATGACGAGCACGCAGGGCCGTTGTGGCGCTACGCGCTTCGGTTGACCCGCGACGCGAGTCGGGCCGAAGACGTGGTGCAGGAAACGTTGTTGCGGGCGTGGCAGCATCCCGAGGTGATCGGCGATACCGAACGCTCGGCGCGCGCCTGGCTGTTCACCGTCGCCCGCAACATGATCATCGACGAACGGCGCAGTCCGCGATTCCGCAATGTCGTTGGCTCGCTTGATGAATCGGGCGCACCTGAGCAATCCGTTCCCGACGAGGTCGACTCGGCGCTTGATCGGTTGCTGATCGCCGATGCGATGGCCCAGATGTCGCCGGAACACCGAGCCGTCGTCGAGCGGTCGTACTACCGGGGCTGGAGCGTCGCTCAGATCGCCGGCGACCTCGACATCGCCGAAGGGACGGTGAAGTCCCGATTACACTATGCGGTGCGGTCACTGCGTCTCACATTGCAGGAGATGGGGGTGACCCGATGA
- the map gene encoding type I methionyl aminopeptidase, with protein MFALAGLRSRKVVPQRSAAELDAMAAAGAVVAAALRAVREAAAPGVSTRDLDQIAESVIRDANATPSFLGYHGYPASICSSVNDRVVHGIPSADEILAAGDLVSVDCGAILEGWHGDSAITFGVGQLIAADEMLSQATKESMEGGIAAMVPGNRLTDVSHAIETATKAAEARYGRSFGIVEGYGGHGIGRQMHMDPFLPNEGAPGRGPLLAAGSVLAIEPMLTLGTRKTKVLDDEWTVTTADGSRAAHWEHTVAVTEDGPRILTLG; from the coding sequence GTGTTCGCCCTGGCGGGCCTGCGCAGTCGCAAGGTGGTGCCGCAACGCAGTGCGGCCGAGCTCGACGCGATGGCCGCTGCCGGGGCCGTCGTCGCCGCCGCATTGCGGGCAGTCCGCGAGGCCGCGGCTCCCGGAGTCTCGACCCGCGACCTGGACCAGATCGCCGAATCAGTGATTCGCGACGCCAACGCCACGCCGTCGTTCCTCGGCTACCACGGCTATCCGGCGTCGATCTGCTCGTCGGTCAACGACCGTGTCGTGCACGGCATCCCGTCGGCCGACGAGATCCTCGCCGCCGGCGACCTGGTGTCCGTCGACTGCGGCGCCATCCTGGAGGGCTGGCACGGCGATTCGGCGATCACGTTCGGGGTTGGGCAGCTCATCGCCGCCGACGAGATGCTCTCGCAGGCGACCAAGGAGTCGATGGAGGGCGGGATCGCGGCGATGGTGCCCGGCAACCGTCTGACCGACGTGTCGCACGCGATCGAAACCGCCACCAAGGCGGCCGAGGCCCGTTACGGGCGCTCGTTCGGCATCGTCGAAGGGTACGGCGGGCACGGTATCGGCCGGCAGATGCACATGGACCCATTCCTGCCCAACGAGGGGGCGCCCGGTCGTGGCCCGCTGCTGGCAGCGGGATCGGTGCTGGCCATCGAACCGATGCTGACCTTGGGCACGCGCAAGACCAAGGTGCTCGACGACGAATGGACGGTCACTACCGCCGACGGTTCGCGTGCCGCACACTGGGAGCACACCGTTGCAGTCACCGAGGACGGGCCCCGCATCCTGACCCTCGGCTGA
- the secY gene encoding preprotein translocase subunit SecY — MLSAFISSLRTVDLRRKILVSLGIVLLYRLGATVPSPGVNYPNVQKCIQQISGGESAQIYSLINLFSGGALLQLTVFAVGVMPYITASIIVQLLTVVIPRFEELRKEGQSGQAKMTQYTRYLAIALAILQATSIVALAANGGLLQGCNLDIIANQSIFSLVVIVLVMTAGAALVMWMGELVTERGIGNGMSLLIFTGIAARIPGEGKSILDSRGGVVLATVCVAALIIVVGVVFVEQGQRRIPVQYAKRMVGRRMYGGTSTYLPLKVNQAGVIPVIFASSLIYIPHLITQLIRSGTGGVGNSWWDKFVSNYLSNPGSPVYIGVYFSLIIFFTYFYVSITFNPDERADEMKKFGGFIPGIRPGKPTADYLRYVLSRITLPGSIYLGVIAVLPNLFLQIGNSGPVQNLPFGGTAVLIAIGVALDTVKQIESQLMQRNYEGFLK, encoded by the coding sequence GTGCTTTCGGCTTTCATCTCATCGCTGCGAACAGTCGACCTGAGACGGAAGATCCTGGTCAGCCTTGGCATCGTGCTCCTCTACCGCCTGGGTGCGACGGTGCCGTCGCCGGGCGTGAACTATCCCAATGTGCAGAAGTGCATCCAGCAGATCAGTGGCGGTGAATCGGCGCAGATCTACTCGCTGATCAACCTGTTCTCCGGTGGTGCGCTGCTGCAGCTGACCGTGTTCGCGGTCGGGGTCATGCCCTACATCACCGCGAGCATCATCGTGCAGTTGCTCACCGTGGTCATCCCACGGTTTGAAGAGCTGCGAAAAGAAGGCCAATCCGGCCAGGCCAAGATGACGCAGTACACCCGCTACCTGGCGATTGCGCTGGCCATTCTGCAGGCAACCAGCATCGTGGCGCTGGCCGCCAACGGCGGGCTGCTGCAGGGCTGCAACCTGGACATCATCGCCAACCAGAGCATCTTCAGCCTGGTCGTCATCGTGCTGGTGATGACCGCGGGCGCAGCGCTGGTGATGTGGATGGGCGAGCTGGTCACCGAACGTGGCATCGGCAACGGCATGTCGCTGCTGATCTTCACGGGTATTGCCGCCCGGATCCCGGGCGAGGGCAAAAGCATTCTGGACAGCCGTGGTGGGGTGGTGCTGGCGACGGTCTGCGTGGCAGCGCTGATCATCGTGGTCGGGGTGGTGTTCGTCGAGCAGGGCCAGCGCCGCATCCCGGTGCAGTACGCCAAGCGGATGGTGGGCCGGCGGATGTATGGCGGCACCTCGACGTATCTGCCGCTGAAGGTCAACCAGGCCGGCGTCATACCGGTGATCTTCGCGTCGTCGCTGATCTACATCCCGCACCTGATCACGCAGTTGATCCGCAGCGGCACCGGCGGCGTGGGTAACAGTTGGTGGGACAAGTTCGTCAGCAACTACCTGTCGAACCCCGGAAGCCCGGTCTACATCGGCGTCTATTTCAGCCTGATCATCTTCTTCACGTACTTCTACGTGTCGATCACGTTCAACCCCGATGAGCGCGCCGACGAGATGAAAAAGTTCGGCGGCTTCATTCCCGGTATCCGGCCGGGTAAGCCGACCGCCGACTATCTGCGCTACGTGTTGAGCAGGATCACGTTGCCTGGTTCGATCTACCTAGGTGTCATCGCGGTGTTGCCCAACCTGTTCCTGCAGATCGGCAACTCGGGGCCGGTGCAGAATTTGCCGTTCGGTGGTACTGCGGTGCTGATCGCCATCGGTGTCGCGTTGGATACGGTCAAACAGATCGAAAGTCAGCTCATGCAGCGCAATTACGAAGGGTTCCTCAAGTGA
- a CDS encoding carotenoid oxygenase family protein has translation MTESRNGRIPGHGDTPPGADDYAMWDAAYVLGALSDADRREFEAHLSGCGSCRDAVAELGSVTTLLTMVDFDEVVADEPIAAPPCPDLLTPLLAKADQRLAAVADRVQRPPAMATAATVDARTVFGVFRTGNYTPVHDELTEFDLPVEGSIPAELNGWYLRNGPNPRAGDGHWCVGDGMVHGIRLENGRAAWYRNRWVRTESFDDPAPPYNDDGSRNLHSSIANTHVVRHAGRTLALMEFSLPYEISNDLKTLGAFDFGGMLADSMTAHPKICPTTGEMHFFGSGNLFEPHVTYHRADADGTLTVSRPLEVPALTLMHDFALTESHVVFLDLPLLFNLDVALRQPYRRDLPYRWDDRYQARLGVLRRDDPYGPVRWFDVDPCFVFHIANAYDSGGSVVLEVLRYPEMWRDSSEFGVDAALWRWKVNLDGGAVEESQIDDRGVEFPRVDDRLVGAAARYSVAVGSGALVRYDLRRDSATEHRFNGGSGVPGEAVFAPAVGHVDELAGWYLTYVYDPVTDGSDLVVIDASNFEADPVARIRLPRRVPHGFHGNWIAD, from the coding sequence ATGACGGAATCCCGCAACGGCAGGATTCCCGGTCACGGCGACACGCCCCCGGGCGCCGACGATTACGCCATGTGGGACGCCGCGTACGTGTTGGGTGCGCTGTCGGATGCCGACCGGCGCGAATTCGAGGCGCATTTGTCCGGCTGCGGCTCGTGCCGCGACGCGGTCGCCGAATTGGGTTCTGTGACAACGTTGCTGACCATGGTGGACTTCGACGAGGTTGTCGCCGACGAACCGATCGCGGCCCCGCCGTGCCCGGACCTGTTGACGCCGCTGCTGGCGAAGGCCGACCAGCGGCTGGCTGCGGTGGCGGATCGGGTGCAACGGCCACCGGCGATGGCGACGGCCGCGACCGTGGATGCGCGGACCGTCTTCGGAGTCTTTCGTACCGGGAACTACACGCCGGTCCATGACGAGTTGACCGAGTTCGATCTGCCGGTGGAGGGCAGCATCCCTGCCGAGCTCAACGGCTGGTATCTGCGCAACGGCCCCAATCCGCGTGCAGGTGACGGCCATTGGTGCGTCGGCGATGGGATGGTGCACGGGATCCGGCTGGAGAACGGCCGTGCTGCGTGGTACCGAAACCGTTGGGTGCGCACCGAGAGTTTCGACGACCCGGCGCCGCCCTATAACGACGACGGCAGCCGGAACCTGCACTCCAGCATCGCCAATACCCATGTCGTCCGGCATGCCGGCAGAACGCTGGCCCTGATGGAGTTCTCGCTACCCTACGAGATCAGCAATGACCTGAAAACGTTGGGTGCCTTCGACTTCGGCGGCATGCTCGCCGACTCGATGACGGCTCATCCGAAAATCTGCCCGACCACCGGCGAGATGCATTTCTTCGGCAGCGGCAACCTGTTCGAGCCGCACGTCACTTATCACCGCGCCGACGCCGACGGCACGCTGACCGTCAGCCGCCCGCTCGAGGTGCCCGCGCTGACGTTGATGCACGACTTCGCGTTGACCGAAAGCCATGTGGTGTTCCTGGATCTGCCGCTGCTGTTCAACCTGGATGTCGCGCTGCGTCAGCCTTATCGGCGGGATCTGCCGTACCGCTGGGACGACCGGTATCAGGCCCGTCTGGGGGTGCTGCGTCGCGACGATCCCTACGGCCCGGTGCGGTGGTTCGACGTCGACCCCTGCTTCGTCTTCCACATCGCCAACGCCTACGACAGCGGGGGATCAGTCGTGCTTGAAGTCCTCCGGTATCCCGAGATGTGGCGTGACAGCAGTGAATTCGGCGTCGACGCGGCACTGTGGCGATGGAAGGTGAACCTGGACGGCGGCGCGGTCGAGGAGAGCCAAATCGACGACCGCGGCGTGGAATTCCCGCGCGTCGACGACCGGCTGGTCGGCGCTGCCGCCCGCTATTCGGTGGCCGTCGGCAGCGGCGCGCTGGTGCGCTACGACCTGCGACGTGATAGCGCGACCGAGCATCGCTTCAACGGCGGCAGCGGTGTCCCTGGCGAGGCGGTCTTCGCCCCCGCGGTCGGGCACGTCGACGAGTTGGCCGGCTGGTACCTGACGTACGTCTACGACCCGGTGACCGATGGCAGCGATCTGGTGGTCATCGACGCCTCGAACTTCGAAGCCGACCCCGTCGCCCGCATTCGGTTACCGCGCCGCGTGCCGCATGGATTCCACGGCAACTGGATCGCCGACTGA